The Candidatus Mycolicibacterium alkanivorans genome contains a region encoding:
- a CDS encoding ABC transporter ATP-binding protein — protein MTTTSAARRADTAAVEIHGLVKTFGKTRALDGLDLIVRPGSVAGFLGPNGAGKSTTIRVLLGLLRAEGGTVRLLGRDPWHQAVELHRRIAYVPGDVTLWPNITGAQAIDFLCSLRGGADERRRDALIERFELDPHKKARTYSKGNRQKVALVAAFTTDADIYILDEPTSGLDPLMEKAFRQCVAEVAHRGAAVLLSSHILAEVEKLCDTVTIIRAGRTVQAGSLDQLRHLMRTAVTARTRGEAAEVRNWPGVHDTAFRDGQVRFSVERDQLESTMSRLTRLGIVDLTVTPASLEDLFLREYEGARP, from the coding sequence ATGACGACAACATCGGCGGCCCGACGCGCTGACACCGCTGCGGTCGAGATCCACGGTCTGGTCAAGACCTTCGGGAAGACCAGGGCTCTTGACGGTCTGGATCTGATCGTCCGGCCCGGTTCGGTCGCCGGCTTCCTCGGCCCCAACGGCGCCGGCAAGTCGACCACCATCCGGGTGCTGCTGGGGTTGTTGCGAGCCGAGGGCGGCACCGTGCGTCTACTCGGCCGAGATCCCTGGCACCAAGCCGTCGAACTGCACCGCCGGATCGCCTACGTGCCGGGGGACGTGACGTTGTGGCCCAACATCACCGGGGCGCAGGCCATCGACTTCCTTTGCAGTCTGCGCGGCGGCGCCGACGAACGCCGCCGCGACGCCCTGATCGAGCGTTTCGAACTCGACCCGCACAAGAAGGCGCGCACCTACTCCAAGGGCAACCGGCAGAAGGTCGCATTGGTCGCTGCGTTCACCACCGACGCCGACATCTACATTCTCGACGAGCCCACCTCGGGTTTGGACCCGTTGATGGAGAAGGCTTTTCGGCAGTGTGTCGCCGAGGTGGCCCATCGCGGGGCGGCGGTCCTGCTGTCGAGTCACATCCTGGCCGAAGTCGAAAAGCTATGCGACACCGTGACGATCATCCGCGCGGGACGCACCGTTCAGGCCGGCTCGCTGGACCAGCTGCGCCACCTGATGCGGACCGCCGTCACGGCCCGAACCAGAGGAGAGGCCGCCGAAGTGCGGAACTGGCCGGGGGTGCACGACACGGCCTTCCGCGACGGGCAGGTCCGGTTTTCAGTCGAGCGCGACCAACTCGAGTCGACGATGAGCCGGTTGACCCGACTGGGTATCGTCGACCTGACGGTCACCCCCGCCTCGCTGGAGGATCTGTTCCTGCGCGAGTACGAGGGTGCGCGGCCATGA